One Bradyrhizobium manausense DNA segment encodes these proteins:
- the trpS gene encoding tryptophan--tRNA ligase, with protein sequence MPFVERVFSGVQPTGNLHLGNYLGAIVNFVKMQETHNCIYCVVDMHAITQGLDVWGGPVELARNTREVTAAFIAAGIDPKKHIVFNQSQVSGHAELAWIFNCVARTGWLDRMTQFKEKAGKNRENASVGLYDYPVLMAADILVYRATHVPVGEDQKQHLELSRDIAQKFNNDFGDSIRAQGTNDGLFFPLPEPFITGPATRVMSLRDGTKKMSKSDASDNSRINLTDDADTIAQKIRKAKTDPEPLPSEEKGLEARPEADNLVGIFAALSDRSKADVLREFGGGQFSSFKNALAELCVTKLAPIAGEMKRLVSDPGHIDTILNDGSDRARVIAEETMNLSKDIVGFIRRR encoded by the coding sequence ATGCCATTCGTTGAACGGGTTTTTTCAGGCGTCCAGCCGACGGGCAATCTGCACCTCGGCAATTACCTCGGCGCGATCGTCAACTTCGTGAAGATGCAGGAAACTCATAACTGCATCTATTGCGTCGTCGACATGCACGCGATCACGCAAGGCCTGGACGTCTGGGGCGGACCGGTCGAGCTCGCGCGCAACACCCGTGAGGTGACCGCGGCGTTCATCGCGGCCGGCATCGACCCGAAGAAGCACATCGTGTTCAACCAGAGCCAGGTCTCCGGCCATGCCGAGCTTGCCTGGATCTTCAACTGCGTCGCGCGCACGGGCTGGCTCGACCGCATGACCCAGTTCAAGGAGAAGGCTGGCAAGAACCGCGAGAACGCATCCGTCGGGCTATACGACTATCCCGTGCTGATGGCCGCCGACATTCTGGTTTATCGCGCCACCCACGTTCCTGTCGGCGAGGACCAGAAGCAGCATCTCGAGCTCTCGCGCGACATCGCGCAGAAGTTCAACAATGACTTCGGCGATTCCATTCGCGCGCAGGGCACCAATGACGGCCTGTTCTTCCCGCTGCCGGAACCCTTCATCACGGGCCCGGCGACGCGCGTGATGTCCTTGCGCGACGGCACCAAGAAGATGTCGAAGTCGGATGCGTCGGACAATTCGCGCATCAATCTGACCGACGACGCCGACACCATCGCGCAGAAGATCCGCAAGGCGAAGACCGATCCGGAGCCGTTGCCATCAGAGGAAAAAGGCCTGGAAGCGCGCCCCGAGGCCGACAATCTCGTCGGCATTTTCGCCGCGCTCTCCGACCGCTCCAAGGCCGACGTGCTCCGCGAATTCGGCGGTGGCCAGTTCTCCAGCTTCAAGAACGCGCTGGCGGAGCTGTGCGTCACCAAGCTCGCGCCGATCGCCGGCGAGATGAAGCGCCTGGTCTCCGATCCCGGCCATATCGACACCATCCTGAACGACGGTTCCGACCGGGCCCGTGTCATCGCCGAGGAGACCATGAACCTCTCCAAGGACATCGTCGGCTTCATCCGCCGGCGCTGA